From Alienimonas californiensis, a single genomic window includes:
- a CDS encoding glycerophosphodiester phosphodiesterase family protein, with protein MIASVLLAACLAPAFAPAFATEVRPAAAPIVIAHRGASGLLPEHTTQAVAVAHALGADYIEQDVVLTRDGVPIVLHDLHLDATTNVAEVFPDRAAPNAPPGRRYSALDFTLAEIKTLRVSERFDPKTGRAVFPSRFPPHTGEFAVPTLAEELDLIAGLNAASGRTVGIYPELKRPAEHAAAGLDLAAAVLRTLAERGYTTRDDRCFLQCFDLKELKRVRHELGCELNLVYLTSSAPKSDAEWAEIVAVCDGFGPAWPAVVRFEEGALRSTGLAERARAAGLAVHPWTARFDAMPAGQEGEAGFAALHEALIAAGATGLFSDFPGRSARLLRRR; from the coding sequence ATGATTGCGTCCGTCCTGCTTGCCGCCTGTCTGGCCCCGGCGTTCGCCCCGGCGTTCGCCACCGAGGTCCGCCCGGCCGCGGCGCCGATCGTCATCGCCCACCGCGGCGCCAGCGGACTCCTGCCGGAGCACACCACCCAGGCCGTCGCGGTCGCGCACGCCCTGGGGGCGGACTACATCGAGCAGGACGTCGTGCTGACCCGCGACGGCGTGCCGATCGTGCTGCACGATCTGCACCTGGACGCCACCACGAACGTCGCGGAGGTCTTCCCGGACCGGGCGGCGCCGAACGCCCCGCCGGGCCGCCGCTATTCCGCCCTCGACTTCACCCTGGCGGAAATCAAAACGCTGCGGGTCTCCGAACGATTCGATCCGAAGACCGGCCGGGCTGTGTTCCCGTCCCGCTTCCCGCCGCACACCGGCGAGTTCGCAGTGCCCACGCTGGCGGAGGAGTTGGACCTGATCGCCGGTTTGAACGCCGCCTCCGGCCGAACCGTCGGCATCTACCCGGAATTGAAGCGGCCCGCGGAGCATGCCGCCGCGGGGCTGGACCTCGCCGCCGCCGTTCTCAGAACGTTGGCGGAGCGGGGTTATACAACCCGCGACGACCGCTGCTTCCTCCAGTGTTTCGATCTGAAGGAGTTGAAGCGGGTGCGGCACGAACTGGGGTGCGAATTGAACCTCGTGTACCTCACCAGTTCGGCGCCCAAAAGCGACGCGGAGTGGGCGGAGATCGTCGCGGTCTGCGACGGCTTCGGCCCGGCGTGGCCGGCGGTGGTCCGGTTCGAGGAGGGCGCCCTCCGCTCGACGGGATTGGCGGAGCGGGCCCGGGCCGCCGGGTTGGCGGTGCACCCCTGGACCGCCCGGTTCGACGCGATGCCCGCGGGGCAGGAGGGCGAGGCGGGCTTCGCCGCCCTGCACGAGGCCTTGATCGCCGCGGGGGCGACCGGGCTGTTCTCGGACTTTCCGGGCCGCTCCGCCCGGCTGCTCCGGCGGCGGTAG
- a CDS encoding cyclase family protein: MPFVDLSHPIRPGMPAYPGDDPPAFKEAAEYQADGYREREVTLLSHTGTHLDAPAHMLPEARPLDEFPIEHFFGPACVLDVTDLPPGATIGLDLLAEIERPLAEATFLLIRTGRALEWGEPSYFNEIPVLASPAAKRVAKLAESNGGRLRGVGLDVCSPDPVGAVRFPIHHILLGAGLLIVENLADLSALPTSGFTFACPPLPLADADGAPCRAWAQW, from the coding sequence ATGCCGTTCGTCGACCTCTCCCACCCGATCCGCCCCGGGATGCCAGCCTATCCCGGGGACGACCCGCCGGCCTTCAAAGAGGCCGCGGAGTACCAGGCGGACGGCTACCGCGAACGGGAAGTGACGCTGCTCTCGCACACCGGCACGCACCTGGACGCCCCGGCCCACATGCTGCCGGAGGCCCGCCCGCTGGACGAGTTCCCGATCGAACACTTCTTCGGTCCCGCCTGCGTGCTGGACGTGACCGACCTGCCGCCGGGGGCGACGATCGGCCTCGACCTGCTGGCGGAGATCGAACGGCCGCTGGCGGAGGCCACGTTCCTGCTGATCCGCACCGGGCGGGCGCTGGAGTGGGGGGAGCCGTCGTACTTCAACGAGATTCCCGTGCTGGCCTCGCCGGCGGCGAAGCGGGTGGCGAAGCTCGCCGAATCGAACGGCGGGCGCCTGCGGGGCGTGGGCCTGGACGTGTGCAGCCCGGACCCCGTGGGAGCGGTCCGGTTCCCGATCCACCACATCCTGCTGGGGGCCGGCCTGCTGATCGTGGAGAACCTGGCGGACCTCTCGGCGCTGCCGACGAGCGGATTCACCTTCGCCTGCCCACCGCTCCCCCTCGCCGACGCCGACGGCGCCCCCTGCCGGGCCTGGGCCCAGTGGTGA